TATTGAGATTCCGGAGGCAGGTCCGCACACGCTGCAACTCGTTGCATCAGGCAGTACAGTGCTGCCTGATGTTGCCTTACTGCGCGTCTTTCCGCTTGAAGACCAGACAATGCCTATGCAGACTGATGTCAGTGGCATTATACTAGCCTGTGAAGATGAAAAAGAGAGGGTTGAGGTATATAGTCTTTCAGGAGTGTTAGTGGATGTTACCACTCAGTCGGCATTAGGCATCTCGTTGGGCGACAGGTCGGCAGCCGTGATGGTCTTGCCAAACAGCGTTGGCGGCACACCGAACATTGTGCGGAAACAGCGGCTGAAATAGCTGGCAGAAGAGAATCCTGTGGCATAGCTCACCTCGGCGACAGTCATATTTCCCTCACGAAGTAGCTCGGCAGCATGCCGCAGACGGATGGTGCGGATGAACTCAGTGGGCTTCTGTCCGGTGATTGTCTGAATCTTCCGATAGAAGGTCATGCGACTCATGCATAGGTCGCTGGCCAGTTGTTCTATGCTGTAGGCATCGTCAGCAATGTGCGCCTCGACATGGGTGATAGCTTTTTGCAGCCACTCGTTGGCCAGAATGGGTTGCTGCTGGACAGACTGTTCTGAGGGAGGCGTTACTTCCCTTTGTGGCACAATCTTTTCCGTTAGGGCTGGAGTTCCCTCTTTTATGGCTGTGAGAAATCGCTTACGCTTCTGATGCATCAACCATATGTAGGTAGTGAGTGCCATCAGCATGATGACCAACACGCCAAGCGTCCACCACGTCCAGAGTGGCATGCGTTCCACGATCTTCTCGTTCTGAGGTTGGCTCCAGCGCTGACCGTGTTGTGTCTCATGCAGTTCAATGCAGTAAACGCCCTTATCCTCGATGTTTTGCTGACGGAGAGTTTTCTTCACAGGGTCATACAGACGCACATAGCGGTCGCAGACAATAATGAGGCGCCCCAAGCTGTCAGTCTGCAGAGCCACAACGGCATCGCCGTATTCGTTGGAAGCATAGTCATCTATAGTCAGTGTTTTGTCTTTGTAAGCCATCACTGTGCCGAAGATAGTAGCGAGCCATAACGTGCCGTCATTTGAGATGGTCATGCCCGAAACATCCTTGGTGTCTGGCAGGATGACTTCCTCTCCCTTCTGAGAATCATGCCGGCGTATGTCCTTGCCTGTGCTGAACCATAGACACCCTTTCTCGTCTTCTATCGTTGCCGTGGGGCGAGCCGACAATTTCCTAGCTCTAAGAATAGAGTCGGCTGTCCAGCGTGTCAGTCGCTGACCATCGAACCAAGGTTTTGGCTCTGTTGTACACAAAGCGTAACACTTGCCAAAACCGTCGGCCACTAACAGGTTACCTAAGCAATCGGTGGCTATGCGGCGGAAGTCAATGGTGTCG
The sequence above is a segment of the Prevotella sp. E9-3 genome. Coding sequences within it:
- a CDS encoding helix-turn-helix domain-containing protein, giving the protein MKQMKCHRFLLLLLGVVLSIIGRTQEQHLLVLPRLEQLSSQRVLQVIQDSEGFLWYATEGGGICRDDGHQIMSFRSDAEHPDLLCSNDVACLAEAAGHYIIIGTFHGASLLDKHDYSIRRLEDVDDKRVDDIIVGRNGHWWLTSNKKVFEYAADGRLLNIYPGGDKYIFRLHEDDEDHIWAQEWEGGLLRIDSGRLVQVSEEWPDTIDFRRIATDCLGNLLVADGFGKCYALCTTEPKPWFDGQRLTRWTADSILRARKLSARPTATIEDEKGCLWFSTGKDIRRHDSQKGEEVILPDTKDVSGMTISNDGTLWLATIFGTVMAYKDKTLTIDDYASNEYGDAVVALQTDSLGRLIIVCDRYVRLYDPVKKTLRQQNIEDKGVYCIELHETQHGQRWSQPQNEKIVERMPLWTWWTLGVLVIMLMALTTYIWLMHQKRKRFLTAIKEGTPALTEKIVPQREVTPPSEQSVQQQPILANEWLQKAITHVEAHIADDAYSIEQLASDLCMSRMTFYRKIQTITGQKPTEFIRTIRLRHAAELLREGNMTVAEVSYATGFSSASYFSRCFRTMFGVPPTLFGKTITAADLSPNEMPNAD